AACGGTGACGCGCGGCAGGCCTGTGCCTAGCGTATGGGCCCAATCACCTCCCCGCCCTGGGCGCAGTGTCCGGTGAATCGGCGGGATCCTTCAGCACCGAGACGGAAGGCCCGAGCCGATGATCCGCGTGCGCTCGCTCGCTCTCGCTTTGTCCGCGATGCTCCTGATGTCCACGGCCGCCGCCTGCGGCTCGGGAGGGGACGACGCCCCGAAGAACGTGTCCGCCGAGACCGCCGCGCTGGGCACGCTCACGCCCGGCGTCATCAAGGTGGCCGTCCAGCCCTACGCGCCCTACACCAGCGTCCAGGGCGGCAGAATCGTGGGACTCGACGGCGACATCCTCGCCTACGCCGCCGAGAAGCTGGGCCTGAAGATCGAGCCGGAGGTGACGGACTTCGCGGGCATGCTCGCCGGGGTGCAGTCCCGCCGGGTCGACATCACCATCGGCGGCGTCGCCTGGTCCGCCGACCGGCAGAAACAGGGGCTGTTCACCGATCCGCCCTACTACTCGCCCCCGGCGATGGCCGTCCGCAGCGGCAAGACGTACAAGGCGGTCGGTGACCTGGAAGGCCTGAACCTGGGCACCGTCGAGGGCTACGTCTGGGTCAAGTCCATCCAGGCCGTGCCGGGCGGCAAGCTGCACGCCTACCCCGACGCCAACGGCGTCTTCGACGACCTGGGCGCCGGCCGGGTCGACGTCGGCTTCCTCGATCCGCTGATCATCATCGCCGCGCAGAAGCAGCGCCCGGAGCTGAAGATCGACACCCAGTACCTGACGCCGCCGACCGCCGAACAGGTCAAGGCCAAGCCCGCCTACGCGTACTTCCAGCCGTACCAGACCGGCTTCTACCTGCCGAAGAAGGCCACCAAGCTGGAGCAGGCGATCTCCGCGCAGATCGACGCCATGTACGAGAACGGTGAGCTGGAGAAGCTCGTCCGCAAGTACGGCGGCGACCCGAGGCAGTTCCTCGTGCCCGCCGCCGACGTCGCCACGGCCCGCCGCGGTGTGGACCGGCCCCAGGACTGGACGCCCCCGTCCATCGCCCAGTGAAAGCAGGCGCCATGTCCGGTCTCTTCGAGGTGCCCTGGTCCGACTACCGGCCCGATCTCATCGACGCGCTCGGGCGCACCGTGTCCTACACGGCCGTGAGCTTCACGGGTGCGGTGCTGCTCGGCCTGGCCGTGGCGCTGCTCCGGCTCAGCAGGGCCTGGCCGGCGCGCGCCCTCGCCGCCGTCTACACCGAGGTGTTCAAGAACGTCCCGCTGCTCGCCATCATCTTCCTGACCTACTTCGGCCTGGCCTCCGCCGGGATCCGGCTGGACGTCTTCACGGCCGGCTGCCTCAGCCTCGTCGTCTTCTACGCCGCCTACCTCTCCGAGATCTTCCGCGCCGCGATCAGCGGCGTGCACGCCGGGCAGACCGAGGCCGGTGAGGCGCTCGGACTCGGCAGGACCGGCATCTTCGGCCACATCGTGCTGCCGCAGGCCCTCCGCTTGGCCCTGCCCGGCACCAACACCATGCTCGTCGACCTGCTCAAGTCCACCTCGCTGCTGGTCACCGTCTCCGCCGCCGAGCTGATGTCCGAGGGCCGGCTCATCACCTCGGCCACCTTCCGGGCCCTGGAGGTGTACCTGGTCATCGCGGCGATCTACTTCGCCCTCTGCTACCCGCTGTCCCAGCTGCTGCTGCTCCTGGAGCGGAAGGTCCGGTCGGGAGTGCCCCTGTCGCCGTGGCGACGGCGGCGCCTGCGGACGGCCCGCGCCCTGCTGGCCGCCGAGCCGGCCGCCGCCGTTCCCGTGAAGGAGGTTTCCGCATGACCGAGTCAGTGGCCGCTGCGACGCCCGCCGCCCGGTCCTCCTCCCAGGCCGTCATACGGATCGAGGGGCTGTGCAAGTCCTTCGACGGCCGGCTCGTGCTCGACCGGGTGAACCTGGAGGTCGGCCGGGGCAGCATCGTCAGCGTCATCGGGCAGAGCGGGGGCGGCAAGACGACCCTGATGCGCTGCGTCAACCTGCTGGAAAGCCCGGACCGAGGCACCGTGGAGGTAGCCGGGGAGGTCGTCCACCAGGGCGGCCGCATGGCCTGCAGCGACCTGCCCCGGCTGCGCCGCACGGTCGGCATGGTCTTCCAGCGGTTCCATCTGTTCCCGCACCTGACCGCCGTGGAGAACGTGGTGCTCGCGCAGCGCAAGGCAGGGGTGCCCGAACAGCAGGCCCTGGAGCGGGCCGTGGCGCTGCTGCGGCGGGTCGGGGTGGCCCACCGTGCCCTCGCCCGGCCCGAGCAGCTCTCCGGCGGCGAACAGCAGCGCGTCGCCATCGCGCGGGCCCTCGCCCTCAGGCCCGAGGTGCTGCTCTTCGACGAGCCCACCTCCTCCCTGGACCCCGAGGCGACCCGGGAGGTGCTGAGCGTGATGCGCGAACTGGCCGCCGACGGGATGACGATGCTGCTCGTCACCCACGAACTGCCCTTCGCCCGTGAGGTGTCCGACCACGTCGTGTTCGTCGACGGCGGCCGGATCGTCGAGGAGGGCCGGCCCGAGGACGTCCTGGACACCCCCGCCGAGGCCCGCACCAGGGAGTTCCTCGCGTCGTGCGGGAACGCGTCATGAGCGCCGTGCCGGGCCCCGTCGTCGTGGTGGGCGGCGGCGTGGTCGGGCTGTGCACGGCCTACTACCTGGCCGCCGCGGGGCTGCAGGTGGAGGTGGTCGAGCGGCGCCGGCTCGGGTCCGGGGCGTCCCGGGGCAACGCCGGCTGGGTCTGCCTCAGCCACTCGACGCCGGTACCGGCCCCGGGCGTGGTGCGCTACGCCCTGCGCTCGCTGGGCCGCCCCGACTCCCCGCTCTATCTGCGGCCGCTTCCGGACCCGGCGTTCGTACGGTGGCTGTGGCGGTTCTGGCGCAGCAGCACACCGGCCGTCTTCCGGCGCGGCTACGCGGCGATCGCCGAGCTGAACCGCGAGACCTTCGGCCTGTTCGACGGAATGCGCGAGGCCGGGGTGGACACGACGCTGACCCGGCCCGGGATGGTGCACGCCTTCCTGTCTCCGGCCGAGGCCCGCCACCACCTCGCGGTCCAGCGGGAGATGGCGGACGGGCACTACCCCGTGCCCGACGACATCGTCACGGGCGCCGAGGCGCACCTGCTGGACGAGGCGCTGTCACCGGCCGTGCGCGCGGCCTACCTCGTGGCGGGGGAGGGGGTGGTCGACCCGGAGGCGTTCGCGCGTGCCCTGGGCGAGGCGCTGGCCGCCTCGGGTGTGAAGATCCACGAGAACGCCGAGGTCACCGGGTTCCGGACGGCGGGCGGCCGGGTCACCGCCCTGCGCACCGCCGACAGCGAACTGCCCTGCGCGGCGGTCGTCGTCGCCGCCGGCATGCGCTCGCCGGATCTGCTCGGGCTGCTCGGCCGCCATCTGCCCCTCCAGGCCGGCAAGGGCTACAGCTTCTCCGTGGACCTGGATCCGGCGCCCCGGCACACGCTGTACTTCGGCGAGCGCCGGGCGGTCGCCTCGCCGATCGGCGGCACCACGCGGATCGGCGGCACGATGGAGCTCAGCGGCAACAACAACCGTCTCGACTGGCGCCGTGTCGTCGCGGTCGCCCTCGCGAGCCGGCACTATCTGGGCCGCTGGTTCGACGACCCGGACGACCTGGTCGGCCTGATCCGGGACCCCTGGGTGGGCGGGCGGCCATTCCTCCCCGACGGGCTTCCGTTGATCGACCGCGTCCCGGGGCACGACAACGCCTTCGCGGCGACCGGCCACGGCATGCTCGGGGTCACCCTGGGCCCGGTCACCGGGCACCGGCTCGCCGAGTACGTCGTCACCGGGCGGCGACCCGAGGCCCTCGTGCCCTTCCGCTTCGACCGGCTGCGGAGCTGAGCGCGGACGCGGCCTGGTGGGCAGGTTTTTGTCGGTGTACCGTCATGCTGCCCCGGTCCCGTGCACTTGCCTCGTCCCCCGGAGGACAGTCATGCCGATGCCCTGGTTACGGATCCTGGTCGCGTCGACGGCGGCGCTGGTGCTGGCCGGCCCGTCCGCGGTCGCCACCGCCGCCGCGCCGGACAAGGACGGAGTGCGGGCGAGCGTGCACACGGCCGGGCGGGTCAAGGACGCCGGCGACGTGCTCCAGTACAGCTGGCCCGGCGTGTACTTCGAGGGCCGGTTCCGCGGCACCGGCGTGGGCGTCGTGCTCGACGACCCGGCCGCCGACTACGACGTCCAGGTCGACGGAGCCACCGTCGCGACCCTCGTCACACCGGGCAGGACCACCCACTGGATCAATGGTCTCCGCAACGGCGTGCACACCGTCCGGCTCGTCAAGCGAAACGACACCCCCTGGAGCACCAGCTCCTTCGGCGGCTTCGTCGCCGCGCCGGGCGGCACCGTCCTCGGCAGGCCGGCCGCGCGCAGCCGCCAGATCGAGTTCGTCGGCGACTCCCTCACGGCCGGCTACGGCAACCTCTCGACCTCCCGCGACTGCACCGGCGAGCAGCTCAAGCGCACCACCAACGCCGACGTGAGCTACGGCGCCCTCACCGCCCGGCGGCTGCGCGCCGACTACCAGATCAACGCGTATTCGGGCCTGGGCATGGTGCGCAACTACAACGGCGGGACGCCGGAGGTGAACTACCGCACCTTCTACGACCGTGCGCTGCTGAACGTGCCCGGCGACGTCTGGCAGAACCCCGGCACCTGGCGGCCGCAACTCGTCGTGGTCCACCTCGGCACCAACGACTTCTCGACGCCCGTCAACCCGGGCGAGCCGTGGACGGACGAGAGCCTCGCCGCCGCCTACCGCAGCGCCTACAGCGGTTTCCTCCAGAAGCTGCGGACGCGCTACGGAGCCGGGACCACCGTGGTGGCCGTCGGAGCCGGGCCGTTCGCCGGACACGTCGAGCAGGTCGTCGAGGAACGCATCGCCGCCGGCGACCACCGGGTCCGCTACTGGCGCCTCGACGACACGGGCCTGGACCACACGGGCTGCCACTGGCACTACTCGGCCCGCGACAACCGTCTGCTCGCCGACCGGCTCACCTCGTTCATCACCGACCTGCCGATACGGTGGTGACATGTCGTAGCCGGTTCCGCCCGCAGCGCGTAACGTGACGAACCATGAAGATCTCCACCCGGGGGTACGGCTCGTCATGAGAATCCTCATCAGCGCCGACATGGAGGGCGCCACCGGCGTCACCTGGCCCGACGACGTGCTGCCGGGTGCCTCGCAGTGGGAGCGCTGCCGCTCGCTCTTCACCTCGGACGTCAACGCCGCCGTGCTCGGTTTCCACGACGGTGGCGCCGACGAGGTGATCGTCAACGAGGCGCACTGGACGATGCGCAATCTGCTGCTGGAGCAACTGGACGAACGCGCCCAGCTGCTCACCGGGCGGCACAAGGCGCTGTCCATGGTGGAGGGCGTGCAGCACGGCGACGTGGACGGCATCGCGTTCGTCGGCTACCACGCGGGCGCCGGCATGGAGGGCGTCCTCGCGCACACCTACCTCGCGAACCAGATCACGGGCGTGTGGCTGAACGACGTACCGGCGAGCGAGGGACTGCTCAACGCCCATGTCGTCGCCGAGTTCGGCGTGCCGGTCGTGCTGGTCACCGGGGACGACGTCGCCTGCGAGGACGCGCTCGGATACGCGCCCGAGGCGCTGAAGGTCGCCGTGAAGGATCACGTCTCGCGGTACGCGGCCGTGTGCCGCACGCCCGCCAGGACCGCGGCCGACATCCGGGCGGCGGCCAAGGAGGCGGCTTCGCTGGCGGTGCGTCACGAACCCGTGCGTGGCGGCCCGTTCACCGTCGCCGTGGAGTTCGACGCCGAGCACCTGGCCATGGCCGCCACCGTCGTGCCGGGTGTGGAGCGGATCGGGGCGCGGAAGGTGGCTTACACGAGCGAGACCATGTACGAGGGCATCCGCGCCTTCAAGGCGGTCACCACGATCGTCTCGGCCGCGGTGGAGGAACAGTATGGCTGAGCAGGCGGACGAGCAGGCGCTGGACGAGGTCGTGACGTTCACGTCCGACCTGATCCGGATCGACACCACCAATCGGGGCGGCGGCGACTGTCAGGAGCGGCCCGCCGCCGAGTACGCAGCCGCACGGCTCGCCGAGGCAGGCATCGAGCCGACGCTCCTGGAGCGCACCAAGGGCCGCACCAACGTCGTCGCCCGCGTCGAGGGCACCGACCCGTCGGCCGACGCGCTGCTGCTCCACGGCCACCTCGACGTCGTACCCGCCGCGGCCGCCGACTGGAGCGTGCACCCGTTCTCCGGGGAGATCCGCGACGGGGTCGTGTGGGGGCGCGGCGCCGTCGACATGAAGAACATGGACGCGATGATCCTCGCCGTGCTCCGCGCCTGGGCACGCCAGGGCGTCCGGCCCCGGCGGGACATCGTCATCGCGTTCACCGCGGACGAGGAGGCCAGCGCCGAGGACGGCTCCGGGTTCCTCGCCGACGAACACGCCGCGCTGTTCGAGGGGTGCACCGAGGGCGTCAGCGAGGCGGGGGCCTTCACCTTCCACGACGGCGCCGGGCGGCAGATCTACCCCCTCTCGGCCGGTGAGCGGGGCACCGCCTGGCTGAAGCTCACCGCGCGCGGCCGGGCCGGGCACGGCTCCAAGATGAACAAGGCCAACGCGGTCACCCGGCTCGCGGCCGCGATCACCCGGATCGGCGAGCACGAGTGGCCGCTGCGGCTGACCCCGACCGTGCGCGCCG
The genomic region above belongs to Streptomyces coeruleorubidus and contains:
- a CDS encoding M20/M25/M40 family metallo-hydrolase, whose protein sequence is MAEQADEQALDEVVTFTSDLIRIDTTNRGGGDCQERPAAEYAAARLAEAGIEPTLLERTKGRTNVVARVEGTDPSADALLLHGHLDVVPAAAADWSVHPFSGEIRDGVVWGRGAVDMKNMDAMILAVLRAWARQGVRPRRDIVIAFTADEEASAEDGSGFLADEHAALFEGCTEGVSEAGAFTFHDGAGRQIYPLSAGERGTAWLKLTARGRAGHGSKMNKANAVTRLAAAITRIGEHEWPLRLTPTVRAALTELAALYGIEPDLTDMDRLLDKLGPAAALVESTLRNSANPTMLDAGYKINVIPGEAVAHVDGRYLPGGEEEFRDTLDRLTGPDVEWEFHHHEVALQAPVDSATFARMRAAVEEFAPEGHVVPFCMPGGTDAKQFSRLGITGYGFTPLKLPEGYDYWAMFHGVDERVPVEALHFGVRVLDRFLRTA
- a CDS encoding substrate-binding periplasmic protein, which translates into the protein MIRVRSLALALSAMLLMSTAAACGSGGDDAPKNVSAETAALGTLTPGVIKVAVQPYAPYTSVQGGRIVGLDGDILAYAAEKLGLKIEPEVTDFAGMLAGVQSRRVDITIGGVAWSADRQKQGLFTDPPYYSPPAMAVRSGKTYKAVGDLEGLNLGTVEGYVWVKSIQAVPGGKLHAYPDANGVFDDLGAGRVDVGFLDPLIIIAAQKQRPELKIDTQYLTPPTAEQVKAKPAYAYFQPYQTGFYLPKKATKLEQAISAQIDAMYENGELEKLVRKYGGDPRQFLVPAADVATARRGVDRPQDWTPPSIAQ
- a CDS encoding M55 family metallopeptidase, with translation MRILISADMEGATGVTWPDDVLPGASQWERCRSLFTSDVNAAVLGFHDGGADEVIVNEAHWTMRNLLLEQLDERAQLLTGRHKALSMVEGVQHGDVDGIAFVGYHAGAGMEGVLAHTYLANQITGVWLNDVPASEGLLNAHVVAEFGVPVVLVTGDDVACEDALGYAPEALKVAVKDHVSRYAAVCRTPARTAADIRAAAKEAASLAVRHEPVRGGPFTVAVEFDAEHLAMAATVVPGVERIGARKVAYTSETMYEGIRAFKAVTTIVSAAVEEQYG
- a CDS encoding amino acid ABC transporter permease, coding for MSGLFEVPWSDYRPDLIDALGRTVSYTAVSFTGAVLLGLAVALLRLSRAWPARALAAVYTEVFKNVPLLAIIFLTYFGLASAGIRLDVFTAGCLSLVVFYAAYLSEIFRAAISGVHAGQTEAGEALGLGRTGIFGHIVLPQALRLALPGTNTMLVDLLKSTSLLVTVSAAELMSEGRLITSATFRALEVYLVIAAIYFALCYPLSQLLLLLERKVRSGVPLSPWRRRRLRTARALLAAEPAAAVPVKEVSA
- a CDS encoding amino acid ABC transporter ATP-binding protein, giving the protein MTESVAAATPAARSSSQAVIRIEGLCKSFDGRLVLDRVNLEVGRGSIVSVIGQSGGGKTTLMRCVNLLESPDRGTVEVAGEVVHQGGRMACSDLPRLRRTVGMVFQRFHLFPHLTAVENVVLAQRKAGVPEQQALERAVALLRRVGVAHRALARPEQLSGGEQQRVAIARALALRPEVLLFDEPTSSLDPEATREVLSVMRELAADGMTMLLVTHELPFAREVSDHVVFVDGGRIVEEGRPEDVLDTPAEARTREFLASCGNAS
- a CDS encoding NAD(P)/FAD-dependent oxidoreductase; the encoded protein is MRERVMSAVPGPVVVVGGGVVGLCTAYYLAAAGLQVEVVERRRLGSGASRGNAGWVCLSHSTPVPAPGVVRYALRSLGRPDSPLYLRPLPDPAFVRWLWRFWRSSTPAVFRRGYAAIAELNRETFGLFDGMREAGVDTTLTRPGMVHAFLSPAEARHHLAVQREMADGHYPVPDDIVTGAEAHLLDEALSPAVRAAYLVAGEGVVDPEAFARALGEALAASGVKIHENAEVTGFRTAGGRVTALRTADSELPCAAVVVAAGMRSPDLLGLLGRHLPLQAGKGYSFSVDLDPAPRHTLYFGERRAVASPIGGTTRIGGTMELSGNNNRLDWRRVVAVALASRHYLGRWFDDPDDLVGLIRDPWVGGRPFLPDGLPLIDRVPGHDNAFAATGHGMLGVTLGPVTGHRLAEYVVTGRRPEALVPFRFDRLRS
- a CDS encoding SGNH/GDSL hydrolase family protein, whose amino-acid sequence is MPWLRILVASTAALVLAGPSAVATAAAPDKDGVRASVHTAGRVKDAGDVLQYSWPGVYFEGRFRGTGVGVVLDDPAADYDVQVDGATVATLVTPGRTTHWINGLRNGVHTVRLVKRNDTPWSTSSFGGFVAAPGGTVLGRPAARSRQIEFVGDSLTAGYGNLSTSRDCTGEQLKRTTNADVSYGALTARRLRADYQINAYSGLGMVRNYNGGTPEVNYRTFYDRALLNVPGDVWQNPGTWRPQLVVVHLGTNDFSTPVNPGEPWTDESLAAAYRSAYSGFLQKLRTRYGAGTTVVAVGAGPFAGHVEQVVEERIAAGDHRVRYWRLDDTGLDHTGCHWHYSARDNRLLADRLTSFITDLPIRW